The DNA sequence ACTGGGCGGATTCACGCGATCGTCGCAACACCTCGATGAATCGAGGTGACGATGGGCCGGCCTGCTGGCTGGATGCAGGAGTTGACGGGCCGCTCGGCGATGAAGTCGCCGGGCAAGCCGTCGCATCGACGCGAGGTCGAGCTGTGGTTCTGGCGTGAGATCGCCAAGGGACTCAGCACCGAAGACGCCGCCGCGGCGGTCGGGGTCTCCTCGGCGGCTGGCGTCCGATGGTTTCGTGAGCGTGGCGGGATGGCAACGCTGCTGCGCGATCCCGACACGTGCCGGTACTTGTGCTTTGCCGAGCGCGAGGAGATCGCACTGCTGCGCGCCGAGGGCAAGGGCGTGCGCGCGATCGCGCGGGAGATCGGCCGGTCGCCGTCGACGATCTCCAGGGAGCTGCGGCGCAACGCGGCGACCAGGGGCGGCAAGCTGGAGTATCGGGCGTCGGTGGCGCAGTGGAAGGCCGAGCTGGTCGCGCGCCGGCCCAAGACCGCCAAGCTCGCCGCCAACGTGGTTCTGCGCGAGTACGTGCAGGAACGCCTGGCCGGCCACGTCCGCCGCCCCGACGGGACCGCCGTGGCGGGCCCGGCGGTCAAGCCGTGGAAGGGCCGCAACAGGCCGCGCCGCCAGGACCGGCGGTGGGCGCAGGCGTGGAGCCCGGAGCAGATCTCGGCCCGGCTGCGCGTCGAGTTCCCCGATGATCCGGACATGCGGATCTCCCACGAGGCGATCTATCAGTCGTTGTTCGTGCAGGGCCGCGGCGCGCTGGCTCGCGAGCTGACCGCGTGCCTGCGCACCGGCCGCGCTTTGCGCGTCCCGCGGGCCCGGGTCGGCGAGCGCGGCAGGGGCTTCATCAGCAAGGAGGTGATGATCAGCCAGCGGCCCGCCGAGGTCGCCGACCGCGCCGTCCCGGGGCACTGGGAGGGCGACTTACTCATCGGGACCGGCCGCTCGGCGATCGGCACCCTCGTCGAGCGGAGCAGCCGTTTCACGATGCTGCTGCACCTACCGGCGCTGCCCGACCGAGGCCCGCGCGTCAAGAACGGGCCGGCGGTCACCGGCGCTGGCGCCGAGGCCGTCCGC is a window from the Gemmatimonadales bacterium genome containing:
- a CDS encoding IS30 family transposase, producing MQELTGRSAMKSPGKPSHRREVELWFWREIAKGLSTEDAAAAVGVSSAAGVRWFRERGGMATLLRDPDTCRYLCFAEREEIALLRAEGKGVRAIAREIGRSPSTISRELRRNAATRGGKLEYRASVAQWKAELVARRPKTAKLAANVVLREYVQERLAGHVRRPDGTAVAGPAVKPWKGRNRPRRQDRRWAQAWSPEQISARLRVEFPDDPDMRISHEAIYQSLFVQGRGALARELTACLRTGRALRVPRARVGERGRGFISKEVMISQRPAEVADRAVPGHWEGDLLIGTGRSAIGTLVERSSRFTMLLHLPALPDRGPRVKNGPAVTGAGAEAVRDAITAQLGGLPEHLRRSLTWDQGAELAQHARLRIDTGLQVYFCDPQSPWQRGTNENTNGLLRQYFPKGTDLARHSPGDLAAVADALNSRPRKTLGWRTPAEILDEHLAAVAA